From a region of the Desulfatiglans anilini DSM 4660 genome:
- the tnpA gene encoding IS200/IS605 family transposase: protein PPKYAVSQIVGYLKGKSAIHVARQYMGKQKNFTGLHFWARGYYVSTAGHDEEVIRQYIKRHEEIDKKIDQLGLFK from the coding sequence TCCGCCAAAATATGCTGTCTCCCAAATTGTCGGTTATCTAAAGGGGAAAAGCGCAATTCATGTTGCTCGCCAATATATGGGAAAGCAGAAGAATTTTACCGGTCTTCACTTTTGGGCAAGAGGCTACTACGTCTCTACAGCCGGTCACGATGAAGAGGTGATCCGGCAATACATCAAAAGACACGAAGAAATCGACAAAAAAATCGACCAGCTAGGTTTGTTCAAATAG